One Legionella lansingensis genomic region harbors:
- the uvrB gene encoding excinuclease ABC subunit UvrB, with translation MKNVFKIYADYQPAGDQPTAIASLIDGIESGLSRQILLGVTGSGKTYTIAHVIQALKRPTLVMAPNKTLAAQLYGEFKTFFPDNAVEYFVSYYDYYQPEAYVPASDTFIEKDASINEHIEQMRLSATKALIERNDAIIVATVSAIYGLGDPDSYLRMLLHLSRGEQSDQRKILRRLAEMQYIRSQQSLDRGQFRVHGDVIDIFPADSEKDAIRIELFDEEVENIACFDPLTGEILKRLPRVTIFPKTHYVTPRERILETVDLVKEELQQRLEELTKQNKLLEVQRLQQRTCFDIEMMLELGYCSGIENYSRYLSGRKAGEPPPTLFDYLPPNALLVIDESHVTVPQIGGMYRGDRARKETLVEYGFRLPSALDNRPLRFEEFEARSPQTIYVSATPGPYERDNADNIAEQVVRPTGLIDPQVFVHPVKNQVDDLLSEIHQVVAQGERVLVTTLTKRMAEDLTDYLHEHGIKVRYLHSDIDTVERVEIIRDLRLGEFDVLVGINLLREGLDMPEVALVAILDADKEGFLRSDRSLIQTIGRAARNINGRAILYADYVTGSMQRALDETERRRNKQIEFNHKHGITPQGIRKAVEDIMEGAYSTKRKPQIAERKAFYLPLSPEQLAKEIKNLERQMHLHAKNMEFEQAAKVRDKLLALKEQLKAS, from the coding sequence ATGAAAAATGTATTCAAAATTTACGCAGATTACCAACCTGCTGGTGATCAACCTACCGCAATTGCTTCACTTATCGATGGAATAGAATCCGGATTATCCCGTCAAATTCTTTTAGGCGTCACCGGTTCAGGTAAAACTTATACCATTGCTCACGTGATTCAGGCTTTGAAAAGGCCAACGCTCGTCATGGCGCCCAATAAAACCTTGGCAGCCCAACTGTACGGTGAATTTAAAACGTTCTTTCCTGATAACGCCGTGGAGTATTTCGTCTCTTACTATGATTACTATCAGCCTGAAGCCTATGTTCCGGCCTCTGATACCTTCATAGAAAAAGACGCATCCATTAATGAACATATTGAACAAATGCGTTTATCAGCTACCAAAGCTTTGATTGAACGCAACGATGCCATTATTGTCGCCACGGTCTCAGCCATCTATGGATTAGGCGATCCTGACTCATACCTGCGTATGTTATTACATCTTTCAAGGGGAGAACAATCTGATCAGCGCAAAATTTTAAGACGACTTGCTGAAATGCAATACATCCGTAGTCAGCAATCACTTGATAGGGGACAATTCCGCGTTCACGGTGATGTTATTGATATTTTCCCTGCCGACTCTGAGAAAGATGCTATACGGATTGAGTTATTTGATGAGGAGGTTGAAAATATCGCTTGTTTCGACCCTCTAACTGGTGAAATCTTAAAACGTCTGCCGCGTGTTACCATTTTTCCTAAAACGCACTACGTGACTCCACGTGAACGAATTTTAGAAACCGTCGATTTGGTTAAAGAGGAATTACAACAACGTCTAGAAGAATTAACAAAACAAAATAAGTTACTGGAAGTACAACGTTTGCAGCAACGCACCTGTTTTGACATTGAGATGATGCTTGAGCTTGGCTATTGTTCAGGAATTGAAAATTACTCCCGCTACTTATCAGGACGAAAAGCTGGAGAGCCTCCCCCCACGCTATTTGATTATTTACCACCTAATGCCTTACTTGTCATTGATGAATCTCACGTGACTGTTCCACAAATTGGCGGTATGTATCGCGGTGATAGAGCGCGCAAGGAAACGCTAGTGGAGTATGGCTTTCGCCTTCCTTCAGCATTGGATAATCGACCACTTCGGTTTGAGGAGTTCGAGGCACGTTCGCCGCAAACAATTTATGTTTCGGCAACCCCGGGACCTTACGAGCGTGACAACGCAGATAACATTGCTGAGCAGGTGGTCCGCCCTACTGGCTTGATCGACCCACAGGTTTTTGTGCACCCAGTAAAAAATCAGGTGGATGATTTGCTGTCAGAGATTCACCAGGTTGTTGCCCAAGGTGAACGTGTATTGGTTACTACCCTTACCAAGCGTATGGCCGAGGATTTAACGGACTATTTGCATGAGCATGGGATTAAAGTTCGTTATCTGCATTCAGACATTGATACCGTCGAGAGAGTAGAAATTATCAGAGATTTACGTTTGGGCGAATTTGACGTGCTGGTCGGTATTAATCTTTTGCGTGAAGGTCTGGATATGCCTGAAGTTGCCTTAGTGGCCATTCTTGATGCCGATAAAGAAGGATTTCTACGTTCAGATCGCTCATTAATTCAGACCATTGGCCGTGCCGCACGAAACATCAATGGCCGCGCTATTCTTTATGCCGACTATGTGACGGGCTCCATGCAGCGTGCACTGGATGAAACAGAACGTCGTCGCAATAAGCAAATTGAATTTAATCATAAACATGGGATTACACCACAAGGTATTCGTAAAGCCGTTGAAGATATTATGGAAGGTGCTTACAGTACCAAACGTAAACCACAAATTGCTGAGCGCAAGGCATTCTATCTACCACTCTCGCCTGAACAACTGGCAAAAGAAATCAAAAATTTGGAGAGGCAAATGCATCTCCACGCCAAAAACATGGAATTTGAACAAGCCGCTAAAGTTCGAGACAAATTATTAGCTCTGAAAGAACAATTAAAAGCCAGCTAG
- a CDS encoding pyridoxal phosphate-dependent aminotransferase, with amino-acid sequence MDITLATRVQSVRPSPTLAVAAKAAKMRAEGLDIISLGTGEPDFDTPQHIKNAAIAAIEAGFTKYTAVDGIPELKQAVINKFKRDNGLDYQPSQILVSVGGKQSFYNLCQALLQKGDEVLIPAPYWVSYPDMVLLAEATPVIIPSTPEERYKISASQLEKAITPKTKLFILNSPSNPSGVAYTLEELKALADVLMKHPHVFIATDDMYEHILWTQPFANILNACPALYPRTIVLNGVSKAYAMTGWRIGYAGGPAPLIAAMNTIQSQSTSNPCSIAQKAAVAALNGGDETVRNMVAAFQQRHDFLVERLSNIPGIDVIPADGTFYSFPSVKAIIEKRGFANDLEFADKLLQEVGVALVPGSAFGNEGCIRLSFATSMDILRDAMDRLQRFCK; translated from the coding sequence ATGGATATCACACTGGCAACACGTGTGCAATCAGTAAGACCCTCGCCCACCCTTGCCGTGGCTGCCAAAGCCGCAAAAATGCGGGCTGAAGGCTTAGATATTATTAGCTTGGGAACTGGGGAACCTGATTTTGATACGCCGCAGCATATCAAAAATGCCGCTATTGCAGCCATTGAAGCAGGTTTTACTAAATATACTGCAGTAGATGGTATCCCGGAATTAAAACAAGCTGTTATTAATAAATTTAAGCGTGATAATGGTCTTGACTATCAGCCCTCTCAAATTCTTGTTTCTGTTGGTGGTAAACAAAGCTTTTATAATTTATGTCAAGCTTTACTCCAGAAAGGCGATGAGGTACTTATTCCAGCGCCTTACTGGGTCTCCTATCCCGATATGGTTTTGTTGGCTGAAGCAACTCCCGTCATCATTCCCTCAACACCTGAGGAGCGCTATAAGATCAGTGCCTCGCAACTGGAGAAAGCGATTACCCCCAAAACTAAACTGTTTATTTTGAACAGTCCTTCAAATCCTTCTGGTGTTGCTTACACCCTGGAAGAGCTAAAAGCATTGGCCGATGTACTGATGAAACACCCACACGTTTTTATTGCCACAGATGACATGTACGAACACATTCTATGGACACAGCCTTTCGCTAACATATTAAATGCCTGTCCAGCTTTGTATCCACGCACTATCGTGCTAAATGGTGTTTCAAAAGCATATGCTATGACCGGCTGGCGAATTGGTTATGCTGGTGGACCCGCTCCTCTCATCGCAGCAATGAACACCATTCAATCACAATCCACCTCTAATCCCTGTTCAATTGCCCAAAAAGCAGCCGTGGCTGCCTTGAATGGTGGGGATGAGACCGTAAGAAACATGGTTGCTGCTTTCCAACAACGCCATGACTTTTTGGTAGAGCGCTTATCAAACATCCCAGGCATCGATGTCATACCCGCTGATGGCACATTCTACAGCTTCCCTAGTGTAAAAGCGATCATTGAAAAACGTGGCTTTGCCAACGATCTCGAATTCGCAGACAAATTACTGCAAGAAGTAGGGGTGGCTTTGGTTCCAGGCTCCGCTTTTGGTAATGAGGGGTGTATACGTCTGTCCTTTGCAACCAGCATGGATATTTTGCGCGACGCGATGGATCGCCTACAACGATTTTGCAAGTAG
- a CDS encoding NYN domain-containing protein, which yields MNNKKKVVAYVDGFNLYHGIKNLNKPYLKWLNLRSLAEKFIDQKTEQIEKVYYFSAIATHLDKETVQRHRTYIEALETISIDFVGGNFKKKLWDYKNKQINLKWLKHEEKETDVNLSIYMVRDAIKRSFDKIILITNDTDMVPAVKMARYENNEIQFKLLTPPTLETHDSLLEAINPGHATKLTEGHIKTSLLPEMIKKKNGKIVYIPPSYKRTKT from the coding sequence ATGAATAATAAAAAGAAAGTCGTTGCTTACGTTGATGGATTTAACCTTTATCACGGTATTAAAAACTTAAATAAGCCTTATTTAAAATGGTTGAACCTTCGATCTCTGGCCGAAAAATTTATTGATCAGAAAACAGAGCAGATTGAGAAAGTTTATTATTTCTCCGCCATAGCAACTCACCTGGATAAAGAAACCGTCCAACGTCACCGAACCTACATTGAAGCTTTAGAAACAATTAGTATTGATTTTGTCGGCGGAAATTTTAAGAAAAAATTGTGGGATTATAAAAATAAACAAATTAATCTGAAATGGCTTAAGCATGAGGAAAAGGAAACCGACGTTAACCTGTCTATTTATATGGTGAGAGATGCCATTAAAAGAAGCTTCGATAAAATCATACTCATCACCAACGATACCGACATGGTTCCAGCAGTCAAAATGGCGCGCTATGAAAATAATGAAATTCAATTCAAATTACTTACGCCTCCCACTTTAGAAACGCACGATTCATTGTTGGAGGCGATTAATCCAGGACATGCTACCAAACTGACAGAAGGGCATATCAAAACAAGTTTACTACCAGAAATGATTAAAAAGAAAAATGGCAAAATTGTTTATATCCCTCCTTCTTACAAGCGGACAAAAACATGA
- a CDS encoding tyrosine-type recombinase/integrase encodes MASIEKRISSDGKVSYRVKIRLKGYPTQTATFERKTDAQKWVQQTESAIRDGRHFKTTESKRHTLGEAIDRYISDVIPTKPKNTINQVGQLKWWKQYLGDYLLADVTPALIAQYRDKLAKTPSQRSETRSPATVNRYLAVLSHLFTVTIKEWGWVEENPLRKVTKPKESRGRVRFLSDEERTQLLAECKNSESQYLYMAVVLALSTGGRRMEILGLKWKDVDLHRGIITLHETKNGERRVLPLTGHALELMKQHSKIRHVHCDLVFPGKNFKSPIDLRTPFENALKRAGITDFRWHDLRHSCASYLAMNGASLAEIAEILGHKTLQMVKRYAHLSEAHTSKVVARMNEAIFGS; translated from the coding sequence ATGGCAAGTATCGAAAAAAGAATCTCCAGTGATGGCAAAGTTTCTTACCGAGTTAAAATAAGACTCAAAGGTTATCCCACCCAAACAGCCACATTTGAACGAAAAACAGATGCGCAAAAATGGGTACAGCAAACTGAATCAGCTATTCGTGACGGACGTCACTTTAAAACAACAGAATCTAAACGTCATACTTTAGGTGAAGCTATTGATCGCTACATAAGTGATGTCATTCCCACAAAACCAAAAAATACAATTAACCAAGTTGGGCAACTTAAATGGTGGAAACAATATTTAGGTGATTACCTGCTTGCTGATGTAACCCCAGCACTAATTGCACAATACCGTGACAAACTTGCAAAAACGCCGTCACAACGAAGTGAAACTCGAAGTCCTGCGACTGTTAATCGATACCTTGCTGTATTAAGCCATTTATTTACCGTGACAATCAAAGAATGGGGATGGGTAGAAGAAAATCCTTTACGCAAAGTAACAAAACCCAAAGAGTCGCGTGGACGCGTTCGTTTTCTGTCTGATGAGGAACGCACACAATTGCTAGCTGAATGTAAAAATAGTGAGAGCCAATATCTCTACATGGCTGTCGTATTAGCTTTGTCAACAGGTGGCAGGAGAATGGAGATACTCGGATTAAAATGGAAAGACGTAGATCTTCACCGAGGCATTATTACTTTGCACGAAACAAAAAACGGCGAACGTCGTGTCTTGCCTTTAACTGGACATGCCTTGGAGTTAATGAAACAACACTCAAAAATCCGTCATGTACATTGCGATTTAGTTTTCCCAGGAAAAAATTTCAAATCACCAATAGACTTACGCACCCCCTTTGAAAATGCTTTAAAGCGTGCTGGAATCACTGACTTCCGATGGCATGATCTTCGTCATAGCTGTGCATCGTACTTAGCCATGAATGGAGCCAGTCTTGCCGAAATAGCCGAGATCCTTGGTCATAAAACTCTGCAAATGGTTAAGCGATATGCGCATTTATCCGAGGCACATACAAGCAAGGTGGTGGCCAGAATGAATGAAGCAATTTTTGGATCATAA
- a CDS encoding helix-turn-helix domain-containing protein — protein sequence MIKDTEKNRPVGLLGNPKSKNHLYGNSASSQRARLLKFFESIPRISTIEAREVLGILHPGGRIMELRKKGYRIDTHWVEEPDANGVLHRVGLYVYQGK from the coding sequence ATGATTAAAGATACAGAAAAAAATCGCCCAGTCGGATTACTGGGCAATCCTAAATCCAAAAATCATTTGTATGGTAATTCAGCTTCCTCACAAAGAGCAAGACTTTTGAAGTTTTTTGAATCGATTCCTCGGATCTCAACTATAGAAGCACGTGAGGTGTTAGGCATATTACACCCTGGGGGGCGGATCATGGAGTTGCGCAAAAAAGGCTACCGCATCGATACTCACTGGGTAGAAGAGCCTGACGCAAATGGTGTATTACATCGTGTAGGGTTGTATGTTTATCAGGGAAAATAG
- a CDS encoding bifunctional DNA primase/helicase, whose amino-acid sequence MMAKEIARNLAQRAEDVAQYLLSQGKKVGNEWRAGNIYGQSGQSLGVHLTGEKAGLWCDFATGDKGDLLDLWAKSRNLKISEAIKEATRYLDISSPHFEAYRSPKFVKPDLPIAIEENNLSPVMLYLINDRKLTKETLLAYKIGQHGQEIIFPYWRNEELVFIKYLKLERVNNKKSMRTEAGCEPCLFGWHMLPDNSRTVIICEGEIDAMSLYQYGLPALSVPFGGGGGNKQKWLEYEFDRLAIFDEIFLCMDDDEEGRLATNELVNRLGRHRCRVVKLPLKDANACLQAGISADEIKRCFVEAKTLDPEELKSAKEFTEQVIEEFYPPLGVHLGYEAPWNKTHGKIIFRPDELSVWTGINGHGKSQFLGQIILHAMKQDARVCIASLEIKPKRLLMRLTRQASALAEPSTGYISAIHEWYEDKLWLFDLVGTAKSQRLLEVFLYARQRYGIDVFVIDSLMKLDIAEDDYKTQKAFMEQLCDFKNQHNCHIHIVIHPRKGANELLPPGKLDNKGTGAISDLADNCFSVWRNKEKEQLSQKQANGIRLSDKELEKLKGSDCLWSCDKQRNGDWEGKFGFWFHAASLQYLSQPDSKPIRMVDYSTKTEVDLKCLLK is encoded by the coding sequence ATGATGGCAAAGGAAATTGCAAGAAACTTAGCACAGAGAGCGGAAGACGTGGCTCAGTATTTATTATCCCAAGGCAAGAAAGTAGGCAATGAATGGCGTGCTGGTAATATCTATGGGCAGTCCGGCCAATCACTTGGAGTTCATCTAACTGGCGAGAAGGCTGGATTATGGTGTGATTTTGCAACAGGGGACAAAGGAGATCTTCTTGATTTATGGGCAAAATCACGCAATTTAAAGATCTCTGAAGCAATTAAAGAAGCTACCCGCTACCTAGATATATCCTCGCCTCATTTCGAGGCGTATAGATCTCCAAAATTCGTTAAACCAGATCTTCCAATAGCCATTGAGGAAAATAACTTATCGCCTGTAATGCTTTACCTAATAAATGATCGAAAATTAACCAAAGAAACCCTATTGGCTTACAAGATTGGACAGCATGGTCAAGAAATCATCTTCCCTTATTGGCGAAATGAAGAACTGGTTTTTATTAAGTACCTGAAACTAGAAAGAGTGAACAATAAAAAATCAATGAGGACTGAGGCGGGTTGTGAGCCTTGCCTATTTGGCTGGCACATGCTTCCAGATAACTCCAGAACAGTCATTATTTGTGAAGGCGAAATTGATGCAATGAGCTTGTATCAATATGGATTACCTGCCCTTTCTGTTCCTTTTGGTGGAGGTGGGGGGAATAAGCAAAAATGGCTTGAGTATGAATTTGATAGATTGGCAATTTTTGATGAAATTTTTTTATGTATGGACGATGATGAAGAAGGCAGACTTGCTACGAATGAATTAGTTAACCGTTTAGGGCGGCATCGTTGTCGCGTAGTTAAATTACCTCTTAAAGATGCTAATGCATGTTTGCAGGCAGGGATTTCTGCAGATGAAATTAAGCGTTGTTTTGTTGAAGCAAAAACACTTGATCCAGAAGAACTAAAGTCTGCTAAAGAATTTACTGAACAAGTAATAGAGGAGTTTTACCCGCCTCTTGGTGTTCATCTTGGTTACGAAGCTCCATGGAATAAAACTCACGGTAAAATTATTTTTCGTCCAGATGAGCTCTCCGTATGGACAGGCATAAATGGCCATGGAAAAAGCCAATTTTTAGGTCAAATCATTCTTCATGCAATGAAACAAGATGCCCGAGTTTGTATTGCAAGCTTGGAGATCAAACCAAAGCGGCTATTAATGCGCTTAACTCGCCAAGCTAGTGCCCTTGCTGAGCCGTCAACAGGATATATAAGCGCTATTCACGAATGGTATGAAGATAAGTTATGGTTATTTGATTTAGTTGGAACTGCAAAATCTCAACGATTACTAGAGGTCTTTCTCTATGCTCGGCAGCGATATGGTATTGATGTATTTGTTATTGATTCATTGATGAAGTTGGATATAGCGGAGGACGACTATAAAACGCAGAAAGCTTTTATGGAGCAACTGTGCGACTTTAAGAATCAACACAATTGCCATATTCATATTGTGATTCATCCCCGAAAAGGTGCTAACGAATTACTACCTCCAGGTAAACTTGATAATAAAGGCACAGGCGCAATCAGTGATTTAGCAGATAACTGTTTTAGCGTTTGGCGAAATAAGGAAAAAGAACAGCTCAGCCAGAAACAAGCAAATGGCATCAGGTTATCTGATAAGGAATTGGAGAAATTGAAGGGTTCAGACTGCTTATGGAGCTGTGATAAGCAACGTAATGGGGATTGGGAAGGT